Genomic window (Rosa chinensis cultivar Old Blush chromosome 6, RchiOBHm-V2, whole genome shotgun sequence):
aacaaaataaaaattaataatctctgcatagaaaattagttcaggagaggTGATACCTTATCATTTAGTCATTAAGAGTTGTGTGAACTTTTTAGTTCCAACAAATTCATCTGTAGaaatcttgaaaaaaaaaaaaaaaaaaggtccatTTCTACAAAGAAAAGTATGGGCATGTctttatatgtttttttttttttccaaattataTATTAGAAGTGTATAGTCAAAACTATGCTAAAATAGAGTTCACTTTTTCCTAAGGTGAAATTAATGTGCAATAAATGTAAGGAGAATATGAGGGGAAAATAATCTCATAGGGTGTGGAAGGAGGCAAATTCTTCTATACACTGACAGTGCAAGTAACTCACCACCTATTAAATTATGAGTCTCATTTCTCTGGTCAGCTACTGACCAAGGATTATTTGCTCAactaccgtccgattgaaatcagaCAGTTGACAAATCTCATCCCTAAAATCTAGATacatgtcaaccgtccgatttcaattgGACGGTAGTTGAGCAAATAATCCTTGGTTAGCTACTGACCAGGGGAACATCTCTAAACCAGCCTTTTATATTTATACTCAAtcctttttttaataaaaaaaaaaatatatatatatatatagttgatgTAATCTGAAATCGGACGGTAGTTGAGCAAATAATCCTTGGTTGGTCAGCTACTGACCAGGGGAACATCTCTAAACCAGCCTTTTATATTTATACTCAAtcctttttttaataaaaaaaatatatatagttgaTGTAATCCAGctgtttatttttgtttgtgcaagtgcacgtcggtgtTCTAAATCCTCTATCGTTGGAGGATCCACTTCCtcctatatttttttcttcatgcAGAAAAATTGTTCATTTCCTTAGGCGTGCCAagcacagaaaaaaaaaaagaaaaaaaagaaaaaagccttTCTTTTCTAAATTATTCATTTCGCGAACCAAACAAGTTCAAAACCAGAAGGCATGGAATTAAAAACCAAGGGCGTGCGTGTGGGTGGTCTGACACGCTTGAAAAGGCAGGCGTTAGGCGCCAAACTGAAGCCAGCCCAAGTAAGCCCTCTAGTACTGACTTTTAGCCAATAACAACTATCCTCTTCGCTTCTTTAGAAACTTGGCCACACCTTATCCACAAAAACAATGAACTCTTCAacaccatcatcttcttcttcgtcttcttcttgtgTTTGATGATAGATAACACACATCACAACCCAAAAACAATCctccaaaacaaaacccaaaactcaGATTATACAAAATGTCAGTGGCATCTTCCTTCCCCTGCATCAAAATCTCAACTTGCTCATCATCCCCATCTTgttcatattcttcttcttcctctagtaATTCTCTTATgttgtcttcttcttcaactaaGCCCTGTTATGTAAAGGCCACCATTAGGAGCTCCCAAACTGAAGGGCCTATAAGAAGACCTGCTGCTCCTTCAGTTAGAGAACCCTCTCCACCTACTCTCAAACCCCCAACACCTCCCTCTAAGTCTCCTTCGCCGCCGCAGCCTCAGCCGGCGGCTCCGGTTTCCGGGCTGACGATGGTGGAGGACAAGAATGTGGTGACGCTTGAGTTTCAGAGGCAGAAGGCTAAGGAGATTCAGGACTACTTCAAGCAGAAGAAGCTTGAGGAAGCCAATCAGGGTCCTTTCTTTGGCTTTGTTGGCAAGAATGAGATTAGCAATGGAAGGTAAAGATTTGGAATTTAGAAATCTGGTTTATCTGGGTCTGTCCAGTTTGTTATGATTTTGTGTATTAATGGTAATTAAAATTAGACTGAATTTTATAGGGGTGAGAAATTTGCTTAGCTGCACCCTAGTGGTTATGTTCTTCAAAGGGCCAAGGAAATATAGATGCATATGGTGATGAACATGAAACTAGAAACTGATTGTTCAATTCAGGGTACTGAATCCTAATTGTTCGAGCTAGAATAGGTTCCCATGTTGGATTGAGTCACTGTGTTTAGGAACTGTAAGGGAGAGCTTTATTAGTTTCACTTTTGCCTCAAACACCTCATATTATTGATGGTGTAGACAACTTGGTTCGTGACAAATCATACCATGAAATTCATACAGGTGATGCAGTGAAGTATGTACCTCACTACTTCTAGAAATGAAACAAGTCATTCTAGAAATTAAACAAGTGATGTGTAAATCAAACAGCCATCAGGAACCAAGTGATGTGTGAATCAAACAGCCATCAGGACCCAAGGCATTTGTAGATAGGTGTTTTATGAGTAATCCACTTccaaaaagaaagggaaaagatTTCCAATTGTAGATggaggtttttttttcccctcttctACTAGGCGAAGGGGTTTGCATATCTTCTTGACTTACCAGCAGTCTGTCGGTTATTTTTTCGATAACATAAGCCAAAGAGCCTGCACTTCAATACTGGAGTACCTGCTCAACATTCCTAAGGCTTCCGCATCCAACTTGCTTTGCCTCACTTGGAACTCAATTTCTTAGTACTGGCTTATTTTCGACCATTTTTTCAGTCAAATTTCTTTTGAATaagaacttaagttatatatGAGTCTATGTACGCGTCTGACATAATTTGGTTTCTTGATTtgggatcttttttttttttcctggattTGGGACTTTGGCTTTACAGATGGGCGATGTTTGGTTTTGCTGTTGGAATGCTAACAGAGTATGCAACTGGCTCAGACTTTGTTGATCAAGTAAAGATCCTTCTCTCCAATTTTGGGATAGTAGATCTGGAATGATGCACTGGCTTGATGTTAAGAGCCATCAATACTTTCTTGTTGCTGGAGCTGTTGTAGATGTGTTCGTGTTTCACTTGCAACTTCATTGAGTAATTTGTTTAAATTCCACTTACGAGAAATACATAACTATCATAAGCTGTATTTTTACTATATTGTTTACCATGATTTCAAGTATAGAAGAAGTTCCTTGGCGCTCGTTTGATAacatttttggttttgttttgatcTTTTAGTTAAAGAGAGGAAAAATATATGGGGAAGAAAGAGGGAGATGAGATAGATGAAGAGTGGAAGTATTCTCCCATCCAACTTTCCTCATCTATTTCCCTCTCAATCTTTAACTGAaatcataaaaagaaaaaagtctcaaaataaAGAACGAAAACGTTATCAAACGAGTGCTAAGTTGCTAAACCAACTTGTTGGATTGACTATTTGATGTGAATACCTGTTGATAAGAAACTTTCTTTTCACTTCTGTGTTGGGATTGGAATGTGAATCTAAATTACAATTACAAACGAGCCCGGTTGAAGGGTTTTAAGATGtcacagaaattaaaaaaagttcTTATACTCCCTAGCATTTTCTGTTTAGTTTGGAGCGTGTATGCTTTGTTACATACAAGTTGTTAAGGCCAAGAGATGTCCTCAAGAATAGTCACGACAAATTCAAGCTTCCATCTCAAAGTTCAGGATTCATAACTCCAAAAGTTAAATCCGAAGCACAGGAAGGCTGTTTCTACTTGTATAATACTCACCACAGATGCAATTCATTTCATCGGATCGGATACTTGGCCCAGAAATGAAGCTCCTTCCTTAAAAGCATTGAAAAAAGCACATAAGTGAGAACAAGTTATTAAATCAGTGATTCACCAAAAAGTGGAAGTTCTCTCCCTCCCGTCTCATGCAAGTAAAGAATTGGAAACGGGTAAAAATGAACAAGTTAGGGACTTGTCGTGAGATAACAAGAACAGCTAACAGGCTCTAGTGATGAAGAATCTCAGAAAACACTTTGCAATCCCTGCGAGTCAAGAGATGCTATCAGATCCATAAACAGGACCCACAAGGGGTGGGACGGCGTTCCATGATGAACGCTCAATTTGGCTTAATCAGATTGACTGATCTTCTAATCTAGTTGAGCTTGAATAAGAAAACTTGCACCTGTTTGTTCTAGTTGATGCCAACTCTCGGCAGTAGTCTATGAGAGTGAGAATTAAGAAGAAACTTGAGGGATATACAGAGCAATAAACAAGACTTACAAGCAAAATTGTAACTATATTCAGGTTTCTTCGATCTGATTTCACTTGTCTGACTCCAAACATAAGGTTCTAGCATTTGCCAAAGTAAAAGTGTACTAGAGAATCCATAGAAAATACATTTTCCATATTTCCAAGCCTACCATTACTTGCTTCTGCATTTCATAGATTCATCATTATTCTAATAGAAGTGAGAGTATACAGTAGACTGATCAGCAAATCATTCCTACCATCTACTTGCATATTGCATACACAAGAGTGACCAGAAACAGCACGCAAACAACACGCATTCCTTTTTGCAGATATAACATCCTTGCCTCGAGTCTTTCCACCCTAGCCTCCACTCTTGTCATCCGCTCTTCCAAATTTGCCAGTCTCGCCGCCCACCTTGTCCCTGTAACATCTACACCATCTGGAGTACTTTGTATAAAATCTTCGCTCTGTAGTGAATCATCTTCCCAGGCTTGATACCTACACATTTCACCAGACAAAATCCCTGCAATAACAGTCCAAATTAATAAATAGGTTACAAAAGCACATATTGTAAAGCTAGTCAATCTTCACAGGTAGCTGATCAAGAAAAGCAATCAATAACAGAGATTCCACTAGACAAGGATTTCTGACTAGCCATACTGTTATGTATAGTTAGATGTGATCTCAGGTATTCGTTGAGTAGTTTGCTGGTTTGATGCAGGGCAGAGCAACAGCAGGTGAGAATATGGTGGATGGGGAAATGTCAAGAGATTAAGAAAGCAGAAAGGTTTTGGAGGAAAGAGAGGGTTTTTAGCTGTAGAAGGGAAAAACAGAACGAGGGAGACTAGAGAAGAGAACTCACAAACTCAGGCACCAAGCCTttcaataaaactttaatttattttatttcaatCTGATTTGGGATTTACAATAGGTAGTCATATTCATAGGCTTAAAACACATAAACCTTAGACTCTTAGAATACCACAAGGTCAATTAAAGACTCGCCAATAACAAGACCTTGGAATACTTAAAGACATTGTACGCCCCCGAAGACTTAAATAGACACTTAAAAGCACTAGACTCGTAAATACTCTTCATAAAACTGAAAAATTGACTTGCAAGACCCTTAAACTACCACGGAGACTTTACTTTGGACCAAAAAAGGCTGGGCTAAGTCTTAGGCTTCCAAGGAGGATATTTCTTTTCAAACCCAGTTGTGGCTGCACATACTCTTGTAAATTCAATATGTCAAGATTGTCAGCCAGCGGAGAAGGATCAGAATTTAGAGGCAAATCCAGATAGCTGTTGTGAAATTTACATGTCGGATAGTGTTATATGGCGGAAGAGTTTTCACCAGTATAATTTTCAGTAAACTCCGGACATTATAATCTAAACAGGACAAGATATTACTGATATGATCAAGAAATTCCACATCCATGGTGCAGTATATAAACTATTTAAGCACTACAAGGAATCACCAAAGAACGTCACAAAAGATTAGATAACTAAAACCACCACTGCAATCTTTTTATAACAATAGAATGTTTTATTTAAGATGAGGTAAACAGCAATGAGGAAAAATAATTGGAACCCAGATTTCACAATCAACCATTAGGAGAGCCGAAACTCATAAGAATACAAGATCCCAGCGTTTAAAGTTCAACTTGTATTGTTTATTCTAGTTCTTTCATAACAGCTTCCACCTCCATCCAATCCACACTAGTCAAGGCAGTGAAGTATGCTCATTGTCTAACTCTTAGAGGGGAAATGCATCAGGCAAATCCATTTTAGTTTTcagttttctgggtttcttcGACTTTCTCATCTGCCATTCAATTGCTATCTGATATCAACCCCATTTTCGTCGAACAAAAGTAAATTAAGGAACACAAAAACATACCTTTAAACAGAAAGCCAACGAGAGAGAAGGAATCTGGGTTGAGACCCAGTGCAGCCCTGGATTTCAGGAGTTTCTAGCGAATCAGGGATTCAGGATCCAACACCTTTTGGTGGAGAGAGCCTTAGCTTGGAGTCTGCAGTCGGCCAAATGAGCCTCAATATTCACTCGCTTAGACCTTAGATAACCACGTGTCAAATTACTTATGGATGGGTCTGGTTTATGAAAAAATGGGTTCTACGTAACCCAATACCATGTATATCACATGAGTACAATCATCATCCCCTGGTCAGTTACTGACCATGGATCATTTGGTCAGTCACCATCCGATtgaaataattaattgaagccTCATTCTTCCTTAACTCCAATTCTTCACTTTAGAACTCCAAAATGCATAATTTTCTCATTGTTGCAATGTATGTATTGGTTAGTAGATGACGGTCATTTTATAAATTTTTGGTCTTTTAATTGGTGTTATTGACAGGACCCGTCCCCAAAATTCtgggatacgagcctgcggggcccacgttaaTCGAAATCCTACTGAAAAATCAgtagaacctcccctaaatatgggctacccaaaaagctcacaaacctggacatgattaaaactttaacttctactcaacccacAATACCATATTTACATTCCAAGCATAAATATTACATTCGGAAAGTTCATATCCCAACGCAATCTCCGTAAATAACATCAATTTGAACAAAAACATCCACCAAATTAAaagagttatcagagcaaccctaataactaagccgatatcatacaaggtaggttaagtaataacctacagacaaaacggaagcgctgattccaaagtctctagagcctggacgcgatctcggcaaatctgaaatctgggcatttgaaaacgaaaggcctaggggaaaacatataaaatccattagagtgagtggacaaaactgaaacaaaatctgaaacaattaatggaatgcttccccatttctcttttcaacaaaaacaacatgcagcgagattccataatatttccaactcaatccttttcaagaaaactcatgtgatgactaggaaggactgcttcctaggcatctcatgccatctgggagggactgccacccagatgacgcatcggaatggactgccaaccggaataggaggtgGTGGTTAGTTGGGACTggcaactagccacaggtagttagaagggactgccaactaactacctcatgtcatctggaaatgactgccaaccagatgacgtatcggatgggactgccaaccaggctgtagtctggaagggactgccaaccagactattacctagaagggactgccaactaggtaagatatgCATGcaccaaaactggcctccttgtcaactgctttctttttaaaatCCTTACTTTCCATAGagtcacattttctcaaataataAACCAACTGAAAACTTAATTCCAtgttgcatgcattatttaaacagaataaaagtccactcacaagtaaGTCCCGCAGCTAATCCTACTGCCTgcccgtgtcctcctcgctcgagggctcagtacatCCTGTAATAATTGGGCATGATAAAATTAACCTCACAAAGGAAATCATTAAAGAATTAAAACTCATTCCCTTGAAAATTTAAGTAACTCATTACTCAACAATTCCTCTACAATTTCGAATCTTTCCAATTTGGATATTTAACATCCGACAACAGAAATCCTAACATTCTCAACATCCTCTAATTTCTTTTTAGCCTTCAAAAGTCACTTGTAACTTCTCAAACAATAAAGTTCAATATCCTAACTACATTTTTAACcaataaataaagaataaattctCCCTTTCAAGTTcctcaaattctctcttaacTTCCTTTGATCCATTTCATTTTCCGAATGTTCCCACAATTGCAGCTACCACAAAATCACAACACCGATTGCCATGACCAACTTAACCAAAACCAACCACTATAACTAATTACAACAATTTCCAAAAGCTCAAACTTAATATCcaaatcataaaaaataaattgaactTCTCCAATAACACACGAAATAGATGTTTTCATAGAGCTGCCGGCGCCCCAAGGCGCCATCGCCCatggcggtgcgccaccgtacAAACCACCACAACCGGTCAAGCTATTTtacaaaacaatctccaaaaccaaccaagaatcaaaaatATACCTGCAACAGCCAACAATTTCCAACTATTTTGGCCggaaaattcaaaacataaaccaAGAATTCGCGGTTACTGTTCATGCcactgttcacagtctcaaacaccttcaattcttcctccatCGGCCAAGAGAAGCTGCACAAGGTTAGGGATGAAGATTAGCATCACCCCAGCACCTAAAACCCCAAAGAAATCCGACTGGAAACTGTCAGAAAACCGAAGATCGGAGCCAAACTCCGGTTTTccccatttctgcaattctcttcaaaactcaaaaaccaatgatacccaaggtgaaaaacttacatatCTAGGAAAAGGAGGGAGGAAGGATCATGCCATGGTGAGCGGTGCTGACAGGGctcgccccggatttcaccctgaaatctgaagtggccctgcgggacccacttttaaagaaaattttacC
Coding sequences:
- the LOC112174040 gene encoding light-harvesting complex-like protein OHP2, chloroplastic isoform X2 — protein: MSVASSFPCIKISTCSSSPSCSYSSSSSSNSLMLSSSSTKPCYVKATIRSSQTEGPIRRPAAPSVREPSPPTLKPPTPPSKSPSPPQPQPAAPVSGLTMVEDKNVVTLEFQRQKAKEIQDYFKQKKLEEANQGPFFGFVGKNEISNGR
- the LOC112174040 gene encoding light-harvesting complex-like protein OHP2, chloroplastic isoform X1, with the protein product MSVASSFPCIKISTCSSSPSCSYSSSSSSNSLMLSSSSTKPCYVKATIRSSQTEGPIRRPAAPSVREPSPPTLKPPTPPSKSPSPPQPQPAAPVSGLTMVEDKNVVTLEFQRQKAKEIQDYFKQKKLEEANQGPFFGFVGKNEISNGRWAMFGFAVGMLTEYATGSDFVDQVKILLSNFGIVDLE